One region of Gouania willdenowi chromosome 13, fGouWil2.1, whole genome shotgun sequence genomic DNA includes:
- the slc46a1 gene encoding proton-coupled folate transporter, with translation MQEPDTEAILPADVLGAAEQRSSPLGGKQGPEAPSSSSVHPPRWCPRVPVSVEPVLVLSMFSLTLQGPLTTQYLWDRISDDLGYNGSKKSECTNSSVPPDPLQEEVETLVAHWNLYINLAGFSVGLLIVPLLGSWSDLAGRRAVLILPNLGLALQAAAYLLIMYLRLPVSYFLIGRMFSALSGDFNSILAGCFAYVSDISDRRSRTFRVAVLEASLGLSGMFASVIGGPWRRAQGYINPFWLVVATNLAAALYAFLIVRESVTPDPSAKLLTVRHHKAIWRLYSTGGRSNEPLDRLRRCKLWLFTLCFFFVLVVHFGCRDLYVLYVLSSPLCWGSDLIGYGMAVQHLAYLTSLLGLKVMRVCLQDSWMALVGLASNVTGLLVVSVANTTQLIFTGYGLCFLFMVATPVLRSKLSKLVDPSEQGALFASVACVESLCFLVGSSVFNSVYPATLHFMKGFPFLLGAFVLLVPAAIIGTLQCLDQRRGHRDSTGS, from the exons ATGCAGGAGCCGGACACTGAAGCCATTCTGCCCGCGGACGTCCTCGGAGCAGCGGAGCAGCGGTCTTCTCCGCTGGGCGGCAAACAGGGTCCCGAAGCCCCGAGCAGCAGTTCCGTCCACCCGCCCCGATGGTGTCCCCGGGTGCCGGTGTCCGTGGAGCCGGTTTTGGTTCTGTCCATGTTCTCTCTGACCCTGCAGGGGCCTCTCACCACCCAGTACCTGTGGGACCGCATCAGCGACGACCTCGGCTACAATGGCTCCAAGAAGTCCGAGTGCACGAACAGTTCAGTTCCACCGGACCCGCTGCAGGAG GAGGTGGAGACTTTGGTGGCCCACTGGAATCTGTACATAAATCTTGCTGGCTTCTCTGTGGGCCTGCTGATAGTTCCTCTCCTTGGATCATGGAGTGACCTCGCAGGGCGCCGAGCAGTCCTGATCCTCCCTAACCTGGGCTTGGCCCTGCAGGCGGCGGCCTACCTTCTAATCATGTACCTCCGACTTCCTGTTTCCTACTTTCTCATAGGCAGGATGTTCAGTGCTCTTTCAGGGGACTTTAATTCCATCCTGGCAGGCTGCTTTGCGTATGTGTCCGACATCAGTGACAGGAGATCCCGCACCTTCAGAGTGGCCGTCTTAGAAGCTTCTCTGGGCCTCTCGGGAATGTTTGCCAGTGTTATTGGAGGGCCGTGGCGTCGTGCACAAGG aTACATCAACCCGTTCTGGTTGGTTGTCGCCACAAACCTGGCTGCAGCTCTTTATGCTTTCCTGATTGTCCGTGAGTCTGTGACCCCAGACCCAAGTGCTAAGCTGCTGACGGTTCGCCATCACAAAGCCATTTGGCGCCTGTACTCCACCGGAGGCCGCAGTAACGAGCCCTTGGACAGACTCCGCAGGTGCAAGCTGTGGCTGTTTACTCTGTGCTTCTTCTTTGTGTTGGTGGTTCACTTCGGCTGCAGGGATCTGTACGTCCTGTATGTGCTGAGCTCACCTCTTTGCTGGGGGTCCGATCTGATCGGCTATGGGATGGCGGTCCAGCACCTGGCTTACCTGACCAGTCTGCTGGGGCTGAAGGTCATGCGGGTGTGTTTGCAGGACTCCTGGATGGCTCTTGTGGGTCTGGCCTCCAACGTGACGGGGCTGTTGGTGGTTTCGGTGGCTAACACCACCCAGCTCATTTTCACAG GTTACGGGCTTTGTTTCCTGTTCATGGTGGCTACCCCGGTGCTCAGGTCCAAGCTGTCCAAGCTGGTGGATCCTTCAGAGCAAG GTGCCCTGTTTGCCTCTGTTGCTTGTGTGGAGAGTTTGTGTTTCCTGGTAGGGAGCAGTGTTTTTAACTCCGTCTACCCAGCCACGCTGCATTTCATGAAGGGGTTTCCCTTTCTTCTTGGTGCCTTTGTCCTCCTCGTTCCCGCTGCCATCATTGG gaCACTGCAGTGTTTAGATCAGAGGAGAGGCCACAGAGACTCCACTGGATCCTGA
- the LOC114474331 gene encoding solute carrier family 13 member 2-like, which yields MAGFHKWLWGYRNYLVIVLTPLLLLPLPIVLPYMQAKCGYAIALMALYWCTECIPLAVTALLPVVLFPMMGIMPSNEVCIQYLKDSNMLFIGGLLVAIAVEEWNLHKRIALKVLLLVGVKPSLLMIGFMGTTAFLSMWISNTASTAMMLPIANAVLQQLNDTEANAEEQSNRARAEKHGVDNEVFEISEMKERNNNPTEKHKHQNGVAVHDSEEGDRNLRDILEDATPTYVYNRSPEEEVQRLKREQRYEKLSKGMSLSVCYAASIGGTATLTGTTPNVILMGQINELFPGNNGVINFASWFGFAFPNMLLMLAFAWLWLQLMFLGFNFKKSFGCGSSKAGDKEAYQVIKNEYKKLGKMSFAEICVLINFILLVVLWFTREPGFIPGWATVLFNKETTFVTDGTVAILMSSLFFCIPSKMPRFCGNSKSEPSEEFFSPLLTWDMVHEKMPWNILLLLGGGFALAHGSEKSGLSQWLGDQLIPLQTIPPFAISILLCLLVAMFTECSSNTATTTLFLPILASMATAIKIHPLYVMLPCTIAASLAFMLPVATPPNAIAFSYGNLKVMDMAKAGFILNFVGVLIINFAINTWGVAMFQLNTFPSWANVTATP from the exons ATGGCTGGATTTCATAAATGGCTGTGGGGGTATAGGAATTATTTGGTTATAGTCCTTACACCGCTGCTTCTTCTGCCTCTACCGATTGTCCTTCCGTACAtg CAAGCAAAATGTGGGTATGCTATAGCCCTCATGGCTCTGTACTGGTGCACAGAGTGCATTCCTCTGGCAGTCACTGCCCTGCTGCCTGTCGTCCTTTTCCCAATGATGGGCATCATGCCATCCAACGAG GTATGTATTCAGTACCTGAAGGACTCCAACATGCTGTTTATTGGCGGTTTGCTAGTGGCCATCGCTGTGGAGGAATGGAACCTGCACAAACGGATTGCCCTTAAAGTTCTGCTCCTTGTGGGAGTAAAGCCTTCTCT CTTGATGATTGGCTTCATGGGCACGACAGCCTTTCTATCCATGTGGATTAGTAACACGGCCTCCACGGCCATGATGCTGCCCATCGCCAATGCTGTCCTGCAGCAGCTCAACGACACAGAGGCCAATGCTGAAGAACAAAGCAACAGGGCCAGGGCTGAAAAGCATGGGGTGGACAATGAGGTGTTTGAGATAAGTGAAATGAAAGAACGCAATAATAACCCCACAGAGAAGCACAAGCACCAAAATGGTG TTGCAGTACATGATTCAGAAGAAGGCGACAGAAATTTGAGGGACATTTTGGAAGATGCTACTCCAACAT ACGTCTATAACAGAAGTCCAGAGGAAGAGGTGCAGCGACTAAAGAGGGAGCAGAGGTACGAGAAGCTGTCTAAGGGCATGAGCCTGAGTGTTTGCTATGCAGCCAGCATCGGAGGAACAGCAACCCTGACTGGGACCACTCCCAACGTCATCCTGATGGGCCAAATCAATGA ACTTTTCCCAGGAAACAATGGAGTCATTAACTTTGCAAGCTGGTTCGGCTTTGCATTTCCAAACATGCTGTTAATGCTCGCCTTCGCCTGGCTATGGCTACAGTTAATGTTTTTAGGTTTCAA TTTTAAGAAATCTTTTGGCTGCGGTTCAAGCAAAGCTGGTGACAAAGAGGCGTACCAGGTTATCAAGAATGAGTACAAAAAGCTGGGGAAGATGAGCTTTGCCGAGATCTGTGTGCTAATCAACTTCATACTACTGGTTGTTCTGTGGTTTACCAGGGAGCCTGGCTTTATTCCCGGCTGGGCTACTGTGCTCTTCAACAAGGAGACAAC GTTTGTCACTGATGGCACTGTGGCAATATTGATGTCATCGCTTTTCTTCTGCATTCCATCCAAGATGCCTCGTTTTTGTGGAAACTCTAAAAGTG AGCCGAGTGAGGAATTTTTTTCTCCACTGCTCACATGGGACATGGTTCATGAGAAAATGCCCTGGAACATCCTTTTGCTTCTCGGAGGAGGCTTTGCATTGGCTCATGGAAGTGAG AAATCAGGACTTTCTCAGTGGCTGGGAGATCAGCTTATACCGCTGCAGACCATTCCTCCTTTCGCCATCTCCATTCTGCTGTGTCTGCTGGTGGCCATGTTTACAGAATGTTCCAGCAACACTGCCACCACTACGCTGTTTTTGCCAATACTGGCCTCCATG GCAACCGCCATAAAGATCCACCCCCTGTACGTCATGCTCCCCTGCACCATTGCGGCCTCGCTGGCCTTCATGCTGCCGGTGGCGACTCCACCCAACGCCATCGCCTTTTCATACGGCAACCTCAAAGTCATGGACATG GCCAAGGCTGGATTCATCCTCAACTTTGTTGGAGTCTTAATAATCAACTTTGCCATCAACACATGGGGCGTCGCCATGTTTCAGCTGAACACCTTTCCAAGTTGGGCTAACGTCACAGCCACTCCATGA